The sequence GTCGTCGCCCTCGCGGTTGTGGATATACGGTTCACGGTTTGAGACGACGATCACCTGGGCATCGGGAAGTTCGGTCGCCAGGATGTGACGCAGCGTTTCGGGCGACCATTGCACCAGTGCCGCGGCCGCCGACTGCCCGTTCTTCTCGAATTCCGGCAATGAGCCGCGAGCAGGGTCAACCCCCGCAACGGCCAGCCTGCGGCCCTTGCGCGCCCGAAGCATCATCGTCACCAGCACAACCGCCAGGACGCCGACAGCGACAAGAACAAAGAGCCACAATGCGAATACGGGAACGACTAGATACGAACTGTTGTCGGGCATTGAAATCGATTACCTTTCAATGGGATACCGCAGCGGCTTTAAGAGCTGGAGTTTCGGCACCCCATGGCGTGGTGGTCCAACGCTCACGGCGCGGGATGGTTCCGATTTTTCAGCTCCTGACCACGAGCGGCACCAGCCCCTCATGCGGTTCGGCAAGGAAGGCGCCGACGCGATCCCCGACGCGCTGGAATGTCAGATCCACCGCCGCCTGCCCTACCGAAAGATGGCGGATGACGAGGTTATCGATGCCGATCGGCAGGCGCGGCCGCGTCACATGGATTTCACCTGTCCAGCCATCGATTTGCAGGCCGAGGCATGATTGCATGAGCATGAAGGCGGAGCCGGCGGACCAGGCTTGCGGCAGGCAGGCCACCGGATAGGCGATCGGCGCTTCACCGGCCGCACGCGTGAAGCCGCAAAACAATTCGGGCAGTCGCATGTTGAAATGAACGGCGGATTCGAAGGTGCCGCTCATCAGCCGCACGACGCTGTCGCGGCTGCCGTATCGCGCCAGTCCGGCAGCGCAGATCGCCGTATCATGCGGCCAAATGGAGCCGTTGTGATAGGACATCGGATTGAAGAAGATCGCATCGTCGGCCAGCGTCCGCAGCCCCCAGCCAGAATGAAACGACGCTGACAGGAGCTGGTCGGCAACCATGCGCGCGCGATCCGGACCGGGAAGGCCGACATAAAGCAAGTGACCGGCGTTGGACGTGCGCACCTTGCAGGGTAGACCATCGCCGTCCAACGCTAGCGCATAGTAGCCGAGGTCTTCCATCCAGAAATGGCGCTCGACTTTTTGGCGAATGGCATCGGCGCGTATTTCCCAGCTCTCGGCGCGTTCCGCCTCGCCACGCAGCCGTGCCAGCTTCGCCAACCCCTGGAACGCCGCGAAGACGTAGCCCTGCACCTCGACCAGCGCGATCGGCCCCTTCGGGATGCGGCCATCGGCGTGGAAGACAGAATCGAAACTGTCCTTCCATCCCTGGTTGGCAAGGCCGGATTCCGCGGCGCGCTGGTATGTGAGGAATCCCGTCGAACGGCTCGCCGTCTCGATCCACTCGGCCGCGGCGCACAGTGATGGCCACAGCGTATCGATGAAGGCCGTATCGCCCGTGCGGTCAGCATAGGCGCAGGCAAGATGGATATAGAGCGGCGTCGTGTCGACGCCGCCATAATAGCGGCCGAACGGCAACTCGCTCAGCGCCACCATCTCGCCCTTGCGGGTCTCGTGCATGATCTTGCCGGGTTCGGAATCGCTGAAAGGCGATGTCTCGGTTGCCTGGTGCTGGGCCAGAAACGCTAGGACGCCCCGCGCCAGGCCGGGATTGAGCCAAAGCATCTGCAAGGCCGAGATCACGCCATCCCGGCCAAACGCGGTGGAGAACCAGGGAATGCCGGCATAGGGATAGGGCCCGGTCGCCAGTTCCGTGGTGAGCAGCGCGACGTCGGCGCGCGCGCGCTCCATCCAGTCGTTGAAGACGCGACCGGAACTGTGCAGCGTCGCGCCGTGCCGGCGCTTGGCGCGCATGCCGAAGCGAGCGCGGGCGGCAGCCGCGCGAAACCGGCGGCTTTCGGGGCGATCGTCTGTCGCGTTGCCCACTTCCACATAAAGCGTCTGGCTGCTGCGCTTGGTGACGGCGATGACGAAATCGGCGCGTTCGGAAGTCAGTTGATCGGGCGTCTGTGAGAATGAAATCGCCGATGTCCGCACGACCTTGTCCAGGCCTTCGTAGCGAAGCACGACCGCGTTCCCTGCGATCTCGGCCGTATCGGCGGTTCCACGCTTCAAGCGGGTCGAGCCGCGGACCTCGAACATGTCGCGGAAATCGGCGGCAAAACGCAGCGACAGCAGGATCGTCGAATGCTCGCGGCTGTAGTTGGACAGCGTTATGCGCTCATACAGCCTTTCCTCCCACAACAGCCGCACGCGCTCGATATGCATAGCGCCTTGCGGAATCTGGCGGCCAGCGGCGCTCTCGATCGGCAGATTGGTGAGGTTGGTGGTGAAGAGCACGTTGTCCTGGCTGAGCGACGCGCCCAGCAACGACGTCGACCGCCCGCCGACGGTGAGGCGAAATTCGGAGAGCACGCGCGTGTCGTCGCGGAAGAACCCATCGCCGACACCGCGTATGTCGCCATAGGCATCGGCAACGGCAAAGCAATCGCCATGCTTGAGGGCGAACAGCCGATGCGGTTCCCTCGGCGCGGTTTCGTCCAGGGAAGCCAGAGCTATGGCAGGATCAAGCTTGCGCTCGTCGAGTTGGGTGATGGTCAACAGGATTGTCCCGTGCTGGGTTTTTCGGACGGTGAAGGCCTACGAAGCTCTGCTTTGCTCATGGCCGTTGCGCAGCCGGGAATAAGCCTCGACGTAGTCCCTGGCCATTCTGTCGGCTGAAAACCGCCTTTCGAACACCGCCCTTATGCGCCGCCTGTCGAGCTGCAGAAGAGCCGGCATCGTGGCGACCGCATCCTCGATGGTTTCGACGACGAAGCCGGTAACCCCATAGTCGACAATTTCGGGCATGGCGCCGCAACTCCAGGCCATGACCGGGGTTCCACAGGCCATGGCCTCGATCACGGCAAGACCGAAGGGTTCGGGCCAATCGATCGGAAACAGCAGGGCGGCCGCATTGCCAAGAAACCTGCTCTTCTGGTCCTCGCCGATTTCGCCGACATATTCGACCCGGTCGCCATCGATCATCGGTTGGACGACTTCCTCGAAATAGGCGCGGTCGCCATCGCCGATCTTGGCCGCGAGCTTGAGTTTCAGCCCGGTGCGGCGGGCGATCTCGATCGCCCGGTCCGGCCGCTTGTCGCGCGACATCCTGCCGAGAAAGGCAAGATAGCCGCCATCCGAACCCGCCTCGAAATCGGGTTCGTAGAGATCGACGGGCAGGCCGTGATGGATCGTCGCAAGCCAGTTGGCCGACGCAAACCGCGCCCGCTGGCTGCGCGATATGGAAACCATCGGGAAGCGCGGGAACCGGTCATAGGCCTGCGCGAGATCCGCGTAATCCAGCCTGCCATGCGGCGTCGTCACCGTGCGCTGCGGCATGTCGCGGAAAAACGGGAAATGCAGGAAATGGCTGAGGTGGAAATGAATCACGTCAAAATCGTCGGCGCGTTTCCTCACCTCGTCGAGCATCGACAGATGCGCCGCGATCTCGGACTTCAGCGGGCGTGGATCGAGGCGAAGCGCCCGCTCGCGGCAGGGCACGAGTTTGGCGGAGGTCTTCGTGTCGCCGCTGGCGAACAGCGTCACGTCGTGGCCGAGGTCGACGAGGGCTTCGGTCAGGTAGGAAATGATGCGCTCGGTGCCCCCGTAGAGCCTTGGCGGAACGGATTCGTACAGTGGCGCGACATGAGCGATCTTCATGGCCCGGCCTTCCCTCAATGCGCTGGTCATGGAACGAAATGCTTCAGCCGCAGGATCGTTCCGGCCCATTGGCGGGTGCGACGAAATGATCGAAGGACATTTGATGTCCGATCAAGCCGCCCTATTTCCTTTTGGCCGCCGAATTTGCACGCACGGCAGCCCAGGGAGGCTTCGGTGGAACCCAAGGATGTGCAGGAACCCAGGGACATTGCAGCCCGCCGCCTGAGCATGGTCATCGAACAATATGTCGAGGCCAGAAAACGGCGTTATGACTTCGTGTCGACGGATCAGGCCGCCAGGGTGATCCGCAAGATCCTGAAACCCGCGGACCCAGCCCTCTCCGACCGCAAGCTCGACGATATGGTCACTGCCGTCGCCGTCAAGAACGGCCTGGCGGTCGCCTTCGATCGTGGCGTCAGAGCACCGACCGATGGCACCGAGGCCGACCTGAGCAGAAAGGAACCGACCATGCGAGCACCAAGGGAGACTCCCGATGTTGCCGGCGCGGTGGACGCCATTCTGGCCACCCAGGCCGCCCCGCTTTCCCAAAACACCCCGCTTTCCCAATTGACTCCGCTTTCAATGAGGGCGGTGATCTCGCTGTTGCGCGAACGGACCGGCACCAAGCGATCGGACGCGGATCTGGAAGGCCTGATCGCCAAGAAGGCGGCGGTCCTGGACGTGCACTTGTCGCGGAACGGCTGAACGGTCGATCGCGACGCGCTGCGGCGGCCTGCGAGCGAGGCTAATGTCCTCGCTCGCGACATTCGGTTGCAGCCGAAAGCCACGGATCGGCCCCACGACGCCCTCGAACGAAACAAATCCTGTGTCCGGCCTTTCCCATGATCGGCACATCCTGTAATTGCCCGCAGGTTAAGGCTATTGCGCTGCAGCTGGGGCTGGACTGGCTCAACCGGAACGTTATCTGATCGGATCTTACCTACAAAAACGTGTGTTTCGCCGAATGGCCGATAAGTTTGGTTCGACGTCGAAACGCTCGTCGAAGGACTACCTGGCTTTCCTTGACGGGCTCCGGGCCATCGCGATCCTGTCAGTCGTATTCTACCATCTGTATGGCGACCGCCTCCCCAATGGCTTTCTAGGGGTTGATGTTTTCTTCGTAATTTCTGGTTTCGTCGTCAGCTATACGGTGTCGCGGCGCTACCGGGGCCAGTCCGCTTTTCATTTTGTCTTGGAATTCTATGCGCGCCGGTTCACAAGAATCATGCCGGCCCTGTTGCTGTGCTTGCTGGTCAGTGCGCTCGCCACCTTTCTGTTTGTTCCGGACGCCTGGCTCAGCACATCAATCAGCCAAACCGCCTCTTCCGCCTTCGTCGGCCTGAGCAACATCTTCCTGGCCAGGGGAACCGACTATTTTTCACCCGTGACCGAGTTTAACCCATTTACCCACACGTGGTCTCTTGGGGTTGAGGAACAATTCTACATTATTTTCCCGCTGCTGTTTTTTCCTTGGGTTATAGGACCGCGCGGGAAGAGGTTTTCGGCGCTTGTTTATGGTGCGCTCGCCATCGCGTCGGTGGCGATATGGTTTCATCTTCTGGCTGCGAATCCGCTTCACGCTTTCTACATGCCCTACGCCCGCTTTTGGCAGTTGGCATGCGGCATATTGTGCTTTCAGCTCGTCAGCCGGATAGGGGAACTGACGGGCTTCGAAAGGCATTGCAATCTTGCA comes from Mesorhizobium japonicum MAFF 303099 and encodes:
- a CDS encoding amylo-alpha-1,6-glucosidase, whose amino-acid sequence is MTQLDERKLDPAIALASLDETAPREPHRLFALKHGDCFAVADAYGDIRGVGDGFFRDDTRVLSEFRLTVGGRSTSLLGASLSQDNVLFTTNLTNLPIESAAGRQIPQGAMHIERVRLLWEERLYERITLSNYSREHSTILLSLRFAADFRDMFEVRGSTRLKRGTADTAEIAGNAVVLRYEGLDKVVRTSAISFSQTPDQLTSERADFVIAVTKRSSQTLYVEVGNATDDRPESRRFRAAAARARFGMRAKRRHGATLHSSGRVFNDWMERARADVALLTTELATGPYPYAGIPWFSTAFGRDGVISALQMLWLNPGLARGVLAFLAQHQATETSPFSDSEPGKIMHETRKGEMVALSELPFGRYYGGVDTTPLYIHLACAYADRTGDTAFIDTLWPSLCAAAEWIETASRSTGFLTYQRAAESGLANQGWKDSFDSVFHADGRIPKGPIALVEVQGYVFAAFQGLAKLARLRGEAERAESWEIRADAIRQKVERHFWMEDLGYYALALDGDGLPCKVRTSNAGHLLYVGLPGPDRARMVADQLLSASFHSGWGLRTLADDAIFFNPMSYHNGSIWPHDTAICAAGLARYGSRDSVVRLMSGTFESAVHFNMRLPELFCGFTRAAGEAPIAYPVACLPQAWSAGSAFMLMQSCLGLQIDGWTGEIHVTRPRLPIGIDNLVIRHLSVGQAAVDLTFQRVGDRVGAFLAEPHEGLVPLVVRS
- a CDS encoding glycosyltransferase family 4 protein translates to MKIAHVAPLYESVPPRLYGGTERIISYLTEALVDLGHDVTLFASGDTKTSAKLVPCRERALRLDPRPLKSEIAAHLSMLDEVRKRADDFDVIHFHLSHFLHFPFFRDMPQRTVTTPHGRLDYADLAQAYDRFPRFPMVSISRSQRARFASANWLATIHHGLPVDLYEPDFEAGSDGGYLAFLGRMSRDKRPDRAIEIARRTGLKLKLAAKIGDGDRAYFEEVVQPMIDGDRVEYVGEIGEDQKSRFLGNAAALLFPIDWPEPFGLAVIEAMACGTPVMAWSCGAMPEIVDYGVTGFVVETIEDAVATMPALLQLDRRRIRAVFERRFSADRMARDYVEAYSRLRNGHEQSRAS